A genome region from Bradyrhizobium sp. WSM1417 includes the following:
- a CDS encoding cysteine hydrolase family protein, which produces MLNSTKPTLGVISAEPEPVKLDWPATALLIIDMQRDFMEPGGFGETLGNDVSQLARAVKPIGAVLKAARDTGMLVIHTREGHLPDLSDAPPAKIERGAPSLRIGDPGPMGRILIRGEAGHDIIPELYPLDSEIVIDKPGKGAFYATELTEVLEKNGIENLLVCGVTTEVCVNTTVREANDRGYRCVVISDGCASYFPEFHEMGLKMIKAQGGIFGWVASSAAVLEAMKISTSA; this is translated from the coding sequence ATGTTGAACTCAACCAAGCCGACACTGGGTGTCATCAGCGCCGAACCGGAGCCGGTCAAGCTCGACTGGCCTGCCACTGCGCTTCTCATCATCGACATGCAGCGCGACTTCATGGAGCCCGGCGGCTTCGGCGAGACGCTGGGCAATGACGTCAGTCAGCTCGCGCGCGCGGTGAAGCCGATCGGTGCCGTGCTGAAGGCCGCGCGGGATACCGGCATGCTGGTGATCCACACGCGGGAGGGCCATCTGCCCGATCTCTCCGACGCGCCGCCGGCGAAAATCGAGCGCGGCGCGCCATCCTTGCGCATCGGCGACCCCGGTCCCATGGGACGCATTCTCATTCGCGGCGAGGCGGGCCACGACATCATCCCGGAGCTCTATCCGCTCGACAGCGAGATCGTGATCGACAAGCCCGGCAAGGGCGCGTTCTACGCCACCGAGCTCACCGAGGTGCTGGAGAAAAACGGTATCGAAAATCTGCTCGTGTGCGGCGTCACCACCGAAGTGTGCGTCAACACTACCGTGCGCGAGGCCAATGATCGCGGCTATCGCTGCGTCGTCATCTCGGACGGCTGCGCGTCCTACTTCCCCGAATTTCACGAGATGGGCCTGAAGATGATCAAGGCCCAGGGCGGCATCTTCGGCTGGGTCGCAAGCTCAGCCGCGGTACTGGAGGCGATGAAGATTTCCACATCAGCGTAG
- a CDS encoding carbohydrate ABC transporter permease, which translates to MSPRQIIGKIGLWFSVFLMVSPAILFFLWMLSLSLKFEIDNAAYPPVFFPEHIAWKNYADVLASNRFLTYFINSLIVTGSATLLALLVGVPAGYGIARMAAHKSAIVILIARITPGLSYLIPLFLMFQWLGLLGTLVPQIIIHLVVTVPIVIWIMIGYFETTPMELEEAALIDGATRWQVFHHVALPIAKPGIAVAFILAVIFSWNNFVFGIVLAGRETRTLPVAVYNMISFDQLSWGPLAAAALIVTLPVLLLTVFAQRQIVAGLTAGAVKGG; encoded by the coding sequence ATGAGTCCAAGGCAAATCATCGGCAAAATCGGCCTGTGGTTCTCGGTGTTCCTCATGGTGTCGCCGGCGATCCTGTTCTTTCTCTGGATGCTGTCGCTGTCGCTCAAATTCGAGATCGACAACGCCGCCTACCCGCCGGTGTTCTTCCCCGAGCATATCGCCTGGAAGAACTATGCCGACGTGCTCGCCTCCAACCGCTTCCTGACCTATTTCATCAACAGCCTGATCGTGACCGGCAGCGCGACGTTGCTTGCGCTGCTCGTCGGCGTTCCCGCCGGCTACGGGATTGCGCGGATGGCCGCGCACAAATCCGCGATCGTGATCCTGATCGCCCGTATCACGCCGGGCCTGTCCTATCTGATCCCGCTGTTTCTCATGTTCCAGTGGCTGGGACTGCTCGGCACGCTGGTGCCGCAGATCATCATCCACCTCGTGGTCACGGTGCCGATCGTGATCTGGATCATGATCGGCTATTTCGAGACGACGCCGATGGAACTGGAAGAAGCAGCCCTGATCGACGGCGCCACGCGCTGGCAGGTCTTCCACCATGTCGCGCTGCCGATCGCCAAGCCCGGCATCGCGGTCGCCTTCATCCTGGCCGTGATCTTCTCCTGGAATAATTTTGTGTTCGGCATCGTGCTGGCCGGACGCGAGACCCGCACCCTGCCGGTTGCCGTCTACAACATGATTTCGTTCGACCAGTTGAGCTGGGGGCCGCTCGCGGCCGCCGCGCTGATCGTCACCCTCCCGGTGCTGCTGCTGACGGTGTTCGCCCAGCGACAGATCGTCGCCGGGCTCACCGCTGGTGCCGTCAAGGGCGGCTAG
- a CDS encoding carbohydrate ABC transporter permease: MSALTQSTPGAAQSDAAPEKELRPPSYWPFVVPALVVVIAIIIFPWVFTIWMSLNEWKVGSSTTFVGLSNYLRLTSDPRFIEAVGHTLVYTILSVLLPLVLGTFAAVVFHQKFPGRGFLRGVFIMPMMATPVAIALVWTMMFHPQLGVLNYLLSLVGIPAQLWVFHPATVIPSLVLVETWQWTPLVMLIVLGGLAAIPTEPYESAQIDGASIWQVFRFITLPLIMPFLFIAGMIRMIDAVKSFDIIFAITQGGPGSASETINIYLYSVAFSYYDLGYGSAIAVVFFLLIVLLAAVMLYARQRMLWTEIASGT; this comes from the coding sequence GTGAGTGCGTTGACACAATCGACTCCGGGCGCGGCACAGTCTGATGCCGCGCCGGAGAAGGAGTTGCGGCCGCCATCCTACTGGCCGTTCGTGGTGCCGGCGCTGGTCGTCGTGATCGCGATCATCATCTTTCCGTGGGTCTTCACGATCTGGATGAGCCTGAACGAATGGAAGGTCGGCTCGTCGACCACCTTCGTTGGCTTGTCCAATTATCTGCGGCTGACGAGCGATCCCCGCTTCATTGAGGCCGTCGGACATACACTGGTCTACACCATACTCTCCGTGCTGCTGCCGCTCGTGCTCGGCACGTTTGCGGCCGTGGTGTTTCACCAGAAATTCCCCGGCCGCGGCTTTCTGCGCGGCGTCTTCATCATGCCGATGATGGCGACGCCGGTGGCGATCGCGCTGGTCTGGACCATGATGTTCCACCCGCAGCTCGGCGTATTGAACTATCTGCTGTCACTGGTCGGAATCCCTGCGCAGCTCTGGGTATTCCATCCCGCGACCGTCATTCCCTCGCTGGTGCTGGTCGAGACCTGGCAATGGACGCCGCTGGTCATGCTGATCGTGCTCGGCGGCCTGGCCGCGATCCCGACCGAGCCTTATGAAAGTGCACAGATCGACGGCGCCAGCATCTGGCAGGTGTTCCGCTTCATCACCCTGCCGCTGATCATGCCGTTCCTGTTCATCGCCGGCATGATCCGCATGATCGACGCCGTGAAGAGCTTCGACATCATTTTCGCGATCACGCAGGGCGGGCCGGGATCGGCGTCGGAGACCATCAACATCTATCTCTACAGCGTCGCCTTCTCCTATTACGATCTCGGCTACGGCTCGGCGATCGCGGTCGTGTTCTTCCTGCTGATCGTTCTGCTTGCGGCGGTGATGCTTTATGCGCGCCAACGCATGCTGTGGACCGAGATCGCGAGCGGCACATGA
- a CDS encoding ABC transporter substrate-binding protein: MVNHKISRRTLLTGTAAAGALSLTGLPARAEVNWKKYAGTKLEVILAKGPRGDNLQKYVKEFTELTGIQVEAEQIPEQQQRQKVVIEFTSGRPSFDVVHLSYHVQKRQFEKAGWLADLTPFMKDPALTAPDLVESDFSAAGLQYARNDKGQMLSLPWSVDYFILYYNKELFEKKGVAVPKTLDEMAAAAEKLTDTKEGIYGFVGRGLRNANMAMWSNFFLNYGGEFLDAKGNILTDGPEAIAATKLYQTLLTKSAPPGVAGFNWMESMASFTQGRSAMWIDGVGWAPPLEDPAASRVVGKVGYTVVPAGPKGQYSSTYGDGIGVAAASKNKEAAYLLCQWVVSKTQGARLLQAGGGVPFRNSILGDPEVQKGVKTKEWLQSVIDSGKISKLGLPVVIPVAEFRDIVGAAVTATLSGADPAAELKKANDQYRPILERSEKA; encoded by the coding sequence GTGGTCAACCACAAAATCTCGCGTCGTACGCTCTTGACGGGCACTGCCGCAGCTGGCGCGCTCAGCCTGACGGGATTGCCGGCGCGCGCCGAGGTGAACTGGAAAAAATACGCAGGGACCAAGCTCGAGGTGATCCTCGCCAAGGGGCCCCGCGGCGACAACCTGCAAAAATACGTCAAGGAGTTCACCGAGCTCACCGGCATCCAGGTCGAAGCGGAGCAGATTCCCGAGCAGCAGCAGCGCCAGAAGGTGGTGATCGAGTTCACCTCGGGCCGTCCAAGCTTCGACGTCGTCCATCTCAGCTATCACGTGCAGAAGCGGCAGTTCGAGAAGGCCGGCTGGCTCGCCGACTTGACTCCCTTCATGAAGGACCCGGCGCTGACCGCGCCCGATCTCGTCGAGAGCGACTTCTCGGCGGCGGGCCTGCAATACGCCAGGAACGACAAGGGCCAGATGCTGTCGCTGCCGTGGTCGGTCGATTATTTCATCCTCTATTACAACAAGGAGCTGTTCGAGAAGAAGGGCGTCGCCGTTCCCAAGACCCTCGACGAGATGGCTGCGGCGGCCGAGAAGCTCACCGACACCAAGGAAGGCATCTACGGCTTTGTCGGGCGCGGCCTGCGCAACGCCAACATGGCGATGTGGAGCAACTTCTTCCTCAATTATGGCGGGGAATTCCTCGACGCCAAGGGCAATATCCTGACCGACGGTCCGGAAGCCATTGCCGCGACCAAGCTGTATCAGACGCTCCTGACGAAATCGGCACCGCCCGGCGTCGCCGGCTTCAACTGGATGGAGTCGATGGCCTCGTTCACGCAAGGCCGATCCGCGATGTGGATCGACGGCGTCGGCTGGGCGCCGCCGCTGGAAGATCCGGCCGCCTCGCGCGTTGTCGGCAAGGTCGGCTACACCGTCGTGCCCGCCGGCCCCAAGGGGCAATATTCCTCGACCTACGGCGACGGCATCGGCGTTGCCGCTGCGAGCAAGAACAAGGAAGCCGCCTATCTGCTCTGCCAATGGGTGGTCTCGAAAACCCAGGGCGCGCGGCTGCTGCAGGCCGGCGGCGGCGTACCGTTCCGCAATTCGATCCTCGGCGATCCCGAGGTCCAGAAGGGCGTCAAGACCAAGGAGTGGCTGCAATCGGTGATCGATTCCGGCAAGATCAGCAAGCTGGGCCTGCCCGTCGTGATTCCGGTCGCCGAATTCCGCGACATCGTGGGCGCCGCCGTCACTGCGACCTTGTCCGGCGCCGATCCTGCCGCCGAGCTGAAGAAGGCCAACGATCAGTACCGGCCGATCCTGGAGCGTAGCGAGAAGGCGTGA
- the soxA gene encoding sulfur oxidation c-type cytochrome SoxA produces the protein MSFWRAISAAALLATAPALLAGEIPPDARRSGYSFMGPDTRAMQDDDSSNPGMLFVLDGEALWTKRTGGADKACADCHGDARGSMKGVAARYPAFDKALARPVTLDQRINLCRSNHQQATALPYESRDLLALSAFVAHQSRGVAITAGDDPQLKPFVEQGRDLFMQRQGQLNLACTNCHDDNFNKRLAGAPITQGQPTGYPLYRLEWQTLGSLERRLRSCMTGVRAQAYDFGTPELVALELYLMSRAHGLPMETPAVRP, from the coding sequence ATGAGTTTTTGGCGCGCGATATCGGCCGCGGCGCTCCTCGCCACGGCCCCTGCCCTGCTCGCCGGCGAGATTCCGCCGGACGCGCGCCGCTCCGGCTATTCATTCATGGGGCCCGACACGCGCGCGATGCAGGATGACGACAGCTCAAATCCCGGCATGCTGTTCGTGCTCGACGGTGAGGCGTTGTGGACGAAGAGGACCGGCGGTGCCGACAAGGCCTGCGCGGATTGCCATGGCGATGCACGCGGCAGCATGAAAGGCGTCGCGGCGCGCTATCCGGCCTTCGACAAGGCGCTGGCGCGCCCGGTCACGCTCGACCAGCGCATCAATCTGTGCCGCAGCAATCATCAGCAGGCAACGGCGCTCCCCTACGAGAGCCGCGACCTGCTGGCCCTGTCCGCCTTCGTCGCGCACCAATCGCGCGGGGTCGCGATCACGGCCGGCGACGATCCGCAACTGAAGCCATTCGTCGAACAGGGCCGCGACCTCTTCATGCAGCGCCAGGGCCAGCTCAACCTTGCCTGCACCAATTGCCACGACGACAATTTCAACAAGCGGCTTGCCGGCGCGCCGATCACGCAGGGACAGCCGACCGGCTATCCGCTTTATCGCCTGGAATGGCAGACGCTGGGATCGCTGGAGCGGCGGCTACGCAGTTGCATGACGGGTGTCCGCGCCCAGGCCTATGATTTCGGCACGCCCGAGCTGGTCGCACTCGAACTCTATCTGATGTCGCGAGCGCATGGCTTGCCGATGGAAACGCCGGCCGTGCGGCCCTGA
- the soxZ gene encoding thiosulfate oxidation carrier complex protein SoxZ, which translates to MAALINVPAKARRGEIIEIRTLTSHIMETGFRHTADGALVPRDIITSFTCRYNGTEIFRADLFPAIAANPYLSFFTLAKESGKFEFEWIGDNGYSSSASASITVE; encoded by the coding sequence ATGGCCGCACTCATCAACGTCCCGGCGAAAGCCAGACGCGGCGAAATCATCGAGATCCGCACGTTGACCTCGCACATCATGGAGACCGGCTTCCGCCACACCGCGGACGGCGCGCTGGTACCGCGCGACATCATCACGAGCTTCACGTGCCGCTACAACGGCACCGAAATTTTTCGCGCCGATCTCTTTCCGGCGATAGCAGCCAATCCCTATCTGTCGTTCTTCACGCTCGCGAAGGAGAGCGGCAAGTTCGAGTTCGAATGGATCGGCGACAACGGCTATTCGTCCAGCGCCTCGGCGTCGATCACGGTCGAATGA
- a CDS encoding SoxY-related AACIE arm protein — protein sequence MPTTRRQFLNLAGSVTVAGTIPIVTLRPLEATPATLTAAIRNVVGEAPVRTGKVKLDIPPLVENGNTVPLTVSVASPMTANDYVKSIHVFNEKNPQPNIGNFHLGPSSGRAQVSTRIRLADTQKVVAIARLSDDTFWQVTTEIVVTLAACTEEMN from the coding sequence ATGCCGACCACGCGACGACAATTCCTGAACCTTGCCGGAAGCGTGACGGTCGCCGGGACGATCCCGATCGTCACGCTGCGGCCGCTCGAGGCGACACCGGCGACGCTCACCGCCGCGATCCGTAACGTCGTCGGCGAAGCACCTGTACGCACTGGCAAGGTGAAGCTCGACATTCCGCCGCTGGTCGAGAACGGCAACACGGTGCCGTTGACCGTGAGCGTCGCGAGCCCGATGACGGCGAACGACTACGTCAAGAGCATCCACGTCTTCAACGAGAAGAACCCGCAGCCGAACATCGGCAACTTCCATCTCGGCCCCTCCTCCGGCCGCGCCCAGGTCTCGACGCGGATCCGGCTCGCCGACACCCAGAAGGTGGTGGCGATCGCGCGCCTTTCCGACGACACGTTCTGGCAGGTCACGACCGAAATCGTCGTGACGCTGGCCGCCTGCACCGAGGAGATGAATTGA
- the soxX gene encoding sulfur oxidation c-type cytochrome SoxX, translating to MARTSVHIAALIAAIVAFACHAGAEQLRPYNIAGDGIAESLTGAPGDAARGRALVLARTTTCILCHSGPFPETRFQGNLAPDLSGAGNRWTVSQLRLRLVDAARFNPETIMPSYYRTDHLVRVGRNFVGKPILSAAEIEDIVAFLATLRD from the coding sequence TTGGCTAGAACATCGGTCCATATCGCAGCGCTGATCGCCGCCATTGTCGCCTTCGCCTGCCATGCGGGAGCCGAGCAACTCCGGCCCTACAACATCGCCGGCGACGGCATTGCGGAGTCGCTCACCGGCGCGCCCGGCGATGCCGCGCGCGGGCGCGCGCTCGTGCTCGCGCGCACGACGACCTGCATTCTCTGCCATTCCGGCCCCTTCCCGGAGACCCGATTCCAGGGCAACCTCGCGCCTGACCTCTCGGGTGCGGGGAACCGCTGGACGGTGAGCCAGTTGCGGCTTCGACTGGTCGATGCGGCGCGCTTCAACCCGGAGACCATCATGCCGTCCTATTATCGGACCGATCACCTCGTGCGGGTCGGGCGAAATTTCGTCGGCAAACCGATCTTGTCCGCCGCCGAGATCGAGGACATCGTGGCTTTTCTCGCAACACTTCGGGACTAG
- a CDS encoding NAD(P)/FAD-dependent oxidoreductase encodes MNASVTRRDAVLGIAAAATSFAVPSILRAQSAGRVVVVGGGFGGAACARALKRAQANLQVILIEPSTVFTSCPFSNEVIAGLREIDTQQFGYDKVAAEGVTVINQAATTIEPQLRSVVTADGVALPYDRLVLSPGIDFHFEALPGYDDAASEKMPHAWKAGAQTLLLRRQLEAMPDGGTVAIAIPANPSRCPPAPYERASLIAHYLKTKKPRSKVLILDAKDNFSQQRLFERAWKELYGDMIERIALSQGGRVTWVDPATRTIVTEFGNYTPDVANVIPPQRAARIAQIAGAADATGWCPINPVTFESKLVQNIHVIGDACLGGGIPKSASAASAQGKACAAAIVNLLGGRAPETPRLTGVCYNIVAPGYGFSLAGNYQPRGDIFAEVEGGATSPVDAPRELRAREATEAERWFQTITADTFG; translated from the coding sequence ATGAATGCGTCGGTGACACGGCGGGATGCCGTCCTCGGCATCGCCGCCGCGGCTACATCATTCGCCGTTCCTTCGATCCTGCGCGCGCAATCGGCGGGCCGCGTCGTCGTGGTCGGCGGCGGTTTTGGCGGTGCGGCGTGCGCCCGCGCGCTGAAGCGCGCGCAGGCAAACTTGCAAGTCATCCTGATTGAACCCAGTACCGTCTTCACCTCCTGTCCGTTCAGCAACGAGGTGATCGCAGGTCTGCGCGAGATCGACACGCAGCAGTTTGGCTATGACAAGGTCGCCGCCGAGGGCGTCACGGTGATCAACCAGGCCGCAACCACAATCGAGCCGCAGCTGCGCAGCGTCGTGACGGCCGATGGCGTTGCGCTGCCCTATGATCGTCTCGTCCTCTCTCCCGGCATCGACTTCCATTTCGAGGCTCTGCCCGGCTACGACGACGCGGCATCAGAAAAAATGCCGCACGCCTGGAAGGCGGGCGCACAGACGCTGCTGCTGCGTCGGCAGCTGGAGGCCATGCCGGACGGCGGCACTGTCGCCATTGCGATCCCCGCCAATCCCTCGCGCTGTCCGCCGGCGCCTTACGAGCGCGCAAGCCTGATCGCGCATTACCTGAAAACGAAGAAGCCGCGCTCAAAGGTCCTGATCCTCGACGCCAAGGACAATTTCTCCCAGCAGCGACTGTTCGAGAGGGCGTGGAAGGAGCTTTACGGCGACATGATCGAACGCATCGCTCTGTCGCAAGGGGGCCGCGTGACCTGGGTCGATCCCGCGACAAGAACCATCGTCACCGAATTTGGCAACTACACGCCTGACGTCGCCAACGTCATTCCGCCGCAACGCGCCGCGCGCATTGCCCAGATCGCGGGCGCTGCGGATGCGACCGGCTGGTGCCCGATCAATCCCGTCACCTTCGAATCGAAACTTGTCCAGAACATCCACGTTATCGGCGATGCCTGCCTCGGCGGAGGCATTCCCAAATCGGCATCCGCGGCAAGCGCACAGGGCAAGGCCTGCGCCGCCGCCATCGTGAACCTCCTTGGTGGCCGCGCGCCAGAAACGCCGCGATTGACAGGCGTCTGCTACAACATTGTCGCACCCGGCTACGGCTTTTCACTCGCGGGCAATTACCAGCCCAGGGGCGACATCTTCGCCGAGGTCGAGGGCGGAGCGACCAGCCCCGTCGATGCGCCGCGCGAATTGCGCGCCCGCGAGGCGACTGAAGCCGAGCGCTGGTTTCAAACCATCACGGCAGATACCTTTGGCTAG
- a CDS encoding molybdopterin cofactor-binding domain-containing protein — MNKHVSPKMNRRAFVIGTAAVGAGLAIGLDIPFGGPAMVRAADGSPEIGAWVVVRPDDTVVIRIARSEMGQGSLTGLAQLVAEELECDWSKVSTEYPTPGQSVARKRVWGDFSTGGSRGIRSSQDYVRKGGATARVMLIQAAAEAWKVPASECAAANSVITHTPSGKTTTYGKVAEAAAKLTPPADVKLKDPKDWKLIGKGVKRLDTADKTTGTMIYGIDVKLPGMLNAAIKDCPVFGGKLKSYDEAKITGMKGVKKVVKVGDTAVAVVADTWWHAKTALEALPIVWDEGDNTKVSSESIAKWLTEGLDNAQPAYVGNKNGDAKAAIAGAAKKIEAVYSYPYQNHATMEPMNATALYTADKCEVWCGTQNGEAAFAATLEASGLPAEKCDVHKVMPGGGFGRRGQTDYVRQAVLIAKEMPGTPIKLLWSREEDMAHGRYHPITQCKMTGAFDADNNLVALHYRLSGQSILFSLRPEALQNGMDPAAFQGVAQSGEAAFGYSVPNLLVEHAMRNPHVPPGFWRGVNVNHNAIYMECFMDELAQAAGQDPLEFRRKLMGNHPKHLAVLNAVAEKIGWSTPAPQGIYRGIAQVMGYGSYVAGAAEISVTDGNKIKVHRIVASTDPGYVVNPAQVERQIAGSFVYGLSALFYGGCTVKDGKIEQTNFDTYNSMRINEMPKVESVMVPSGGFWGGVGEPTIGVAAPAVLNAYFAATGKRIRSVPLRDQNITFA, encoded by the coding sequence ATGAACAAGCATGTCTCTCCCAAGATGAACCGCCGTGCCTTCGTCATCGGCACCGCCGCGGTCGGCGCAGGTCTCGCCATCGGCCTCGATATCCCCTTCGGCGGCCCCGCAATGGTCCGCGCGGCCGACGGCTCCCCCGAGATCGGCGCCTGGGTCGTGGTCAGGCCCGACGACACGGTCGTCATCCGCATCGCCCGCTCCGAAATGGGCCAGGGCTCGCTCACCGGCCTCGCCCAGCTCGTCGCCGAGGAACTCGAATGCGACTGGTCGAAGGTCTCGACCGAATATCCGACACCGGGCCAGAGCGTCGCCCGCAAGCGCGTCTGGGGCGATTTCTCGACCGGCGGCAGCCGCGGCATCCGGTCTTCGCAAGACTATGTCCGCAAGGGCGGTGCCACCGCACGCGTGATGCTGATCCAGGCCGCCGCCGAGGCGTGGAAAGTGCCGGCGTCCGAATGCGCGGCCGCCAACAGCGTCATCACCCACACGCCGTCCGGCAAGACCACGACCTATGGCAAGGTCGCCGAGGCTGCGGCCAAGCTGACGCCACCGGCCGACGTCAAGCTGAAGGACCCCAAGGACTGGAAGCTGATCGGCAAGGGCGTGAAGCGGCTGGACACCGCCGATAAGACCACCGGCACCATGATCTACGGCATCGACGTCAAGCTGCCTGGCATGCTGAACGCCGCGATCAAGGACTGCCCGGTGTTCGGCGGCAAGCTGAAGAGCTATGACGAAGCCAAGATCACCGGCATGAAGGGCGTCAAGAAGGTCGTCAAGGTCGGCGATACCGCGGTCGCGGTCGTTGCCGACACTTGGTGGCACGCCAAGACCGCGCTGGAGGCGCTGCCGATCGTCTGGGACGAGGGCGACAACACCAAGGTCTCCAGCGAGTCGATCGCGAAATGGTTGACGGAGGGCCTCGACAACGCGCAGCCGGCCTATGTCGGCAACAAGAACGGCGACGCGAAGGCGGCGATTGCCGGCGCCGCCAAGAAGATCGAGGCGGTCTACAGCTATCCCTACCAGAACCACGCCACCATGGAGCCGATGAACGCCACGGCGCTCTACACGGCGGACAAGTGCGAGGTCTGGTGCGGCACGCAGAACGGCGAGGCGGCCTTCGCGGCCACGTTGGAAGCGTCGGGCCTGCCGGCGGAGAAGTGCGACGTGCACAAGGTGATGCCCGGCGGCGGCTTCGGCCGGCGCGGCCAGACCGACTATGTCCGACAGGCCGTCTTGATCGCCAAGGAGATGCCTGGCACGCCGATCAAGCTGTTGTGGTCGCGCGAAGAGGACATGGCGCACGGCCGATATCATCCGATCACCCAGTGCAAGATGACCGGCGCGTTCGATGCGGACAACAATCTGGTCGCGCTGCACTACCGCCTGTCCGGGCAATCGATCCTGTTCTCGCTGCGTCCCGAAGCGCTGCAGAACGGCATGGATCCGGCCGCATTCCAGGGCGTCGCCCAGTCCGGCGAAGCCGCGTTCGGTTACTCCGTGCCGAACCTCCTGGTCGAGCATGCGATGCGCAACCCGCACGTTCCGCCCGGCTTCTGGCGCGGCGTCAACGTCAATCACAACGCGATCTACATGGAATGCTTCATGGACGAGCTGGCCCAGGCCGCAGGCCAGGACCCGCTCGAATTCCGCCGCAAGCTGATGGGCAATCACCCCAAGCATCTGGCGGTGCTCAATGCCGTGGCCGAGAAGATCGGCTGGAGCACCCCGGCGCCGCAGGGCATCTATCGCGGCATCGCGCAGGTGATGGGCTATGGCAGCTATGTCGCCGGCGCCGCCGAAATCTCGGTGACCGATGGCAACAAGATCAAGGTGCACCGCATCGTCGCCTCCACCGATCCCGGCTACGTCGTCAATCCGGCACAGGTGGAGCGGCAGATCGCGGGCTCCTTCGTCTATGGCCTCTCCGCGCTGTTCTACGGCGGCTGCACCGTCAAGGACGGCAAGATCGAGCAGACCAACTTCGACACCTACAATTCGATGCGCATCAACGAGATGCCGAAGGTCGAATCGGTGATGGTGCCGAGCGGCGGGTTCTGGGGCGGTGTCGGCGAGCCGACCATCGGCGTTGCGGCGCCGGCGGTGCTCAATGCGTACTTCGCGGCGACGGGCAAACGCATCCGCTCGGTGCCGCTACGCGATCAGAACATCACCTTCGCCTGA
- a CDS encoding (2Fe-2S)-binding protein, giving the protein MANLTINGKTFTLDVEPDTPLLWAIRENAGLTGTKYGCGIAQCGACTVHIDGVATRSCGVSVGEAAGKKITTIEGLASGNALHKVQEAWIAQDVPQCGYCQSGMIMAVAALLSEKPKPTDADIDEAITNICRCGTFQQVREAIHTIASA; this is encoded by the coding sequence ATGGCAAACCTAACAATCAACGGAAAAACCTTCACGCTCGACGTCGAGCCGGATACGCCCCTGCTGTGGGCGATCCGCGAGAATGCCGGCCTGACCGGTACGAAATATGGCTGCGGCATTGCACAATGCGGCGCCTGCACCGTTCACATCGACGGCGTCGCCACCCGCTCCTGCGGCGTTTCAGTCGGCGAGGCCGCAGGCAAGAAGATCACGACCATCGAAGGGCTCGCCTCCGGCAATGCACTGCACAAGGTGCAGGAAGCCTGGATCGCTCAGGACGTGCCGCAATGCGGCTATTGCCAGAGCGGCATGATCATGGCGGTGGCGGCGCTGCTGAGCGAGAAGCCGAAGCCGACCGACGCCGACATCGACGAGGCCATCACCAATATCTGCCGCTGCGGCACCTTCCAGCAGGTGCGCGAAGCGATCCACACGATCGCAAGCGCGTAA